The Populus alba chromosome 4, ASM523922v2, whole genome shotgun sequence genome contains a region encoding:
- the LOC118038929 gene encoding glucan endo-1,3-beta-glucosidase 14, with product MATCFVLSRLLFLLLTLSDSAVRVLGAGLGINYGQIANNLPSPSRVAVMLQSLNVSRLKLYDADPNVLLAFSNSNVEFVIGLGNEYLQDMTDPIKAQNWVQQHLQPHIAQTKITCITVGNEVFMSNDTQLWSNLLPAMKMVHNTLVDLGLDKQVIVTSAHSFNIIGNSYPPSSGTFRQDLAEYIQAILNFHSQINSPFLINAYPFFAYKDNPNQISLDYVLFQPNPGMIDPNTNLHYDNMLYAQVDAVYSAIKAMGHTDIEVMISETGWPSKGDPDEVGSTPENAALYHSNLLNRIQARQGTPAKPSVPIDIYVFALFNENLKPGPTSEKNYGLFYPDGTPVYNSGLQGYLPGIVYYSSASTINAWSTFSLVILVMSVLKIT from the exons ATGGCCACCTGCTTTGTTCTTTCTcgtcttcttttcttgcttctcACTCTTTCAG ATTCAGCTGTCAGGGTCCTCGGTGCTGGGCTTGGAATTAACTATGGTCAGATTGCCAACAACCTTCCATCTCCCTCTCGCGTTGCTGTTATGCTTCAATCCCTCAATGTCAGCAGGTTAAAACTCTATGATGCTGATCCGAATGTCCTACTTGCGTTTTCCAATTCAAATGTTGAGTTCGTTATTGGGCTCGGGAATGAGTACCTTCAAGACATGACTGATCCCATCAAAGCTCAAAACTGGGTTCAACAACATCTTCAACCTCATATAGCTCAAACCAAAATCACCTGCATCACTGTCGGAAACGAGGTGTTCATGAGCAATGATACTCAGTTATGGTCAAATCTCCTCCCGGCGATGAAAATGGTGCATAACACTCTGGTTGATCTTGGATTAGATAAACAAGTGATTGTCACCAGTGCACATTCTTTTAATATCATAGGAAATTCCTACCCTCCTTCATCAGGGACTTTCCGGCAAGATCTTGCCGAATACATCCAGGCAATCTTGAATTTTCATTCTCAAATCAATTCACCATTCCTTATCAATGCATATCCTTTTTTTGCATACAAGGATAATCCAAACCAAATATCTCTAGACTATGTCCTTTTCCAGCCTAACCCAGGGATGATAGATCCAAACACAAACTTGCATTATGATAATATGTTGTATGCTCAAGTAGATGCTGTGTATTCAGCGATTAAAGCAATGGGGCATACAGATATTGAAGTTATGATTTCGGAGACAGGGTGGCCATCTAAGGGGGATCCTGATGAGGTCGGATCGACTCCAGAAAATGCAGCTCTATATCACAGTAATCTGTTAAATAGAATTCAGGCGAGGCAAGGTACACCAGCAAAACCATCTGTGCCTATAGACATATATGTTTTTGCGCTTTTTAACGAGAATTTAAAGCCCGGTCCAACATCTGAAAAGAACTATGGACTCTTCTATCCTGATGGTACTCCAGTTTACAACAGTGGATTGCAGGGCTATCTTCCTGGAATAGTTTATTATTCTTCAGCATCCACTATAAAT GCATGGTCTACCTTCAGCTTGGTGATCCTCGTTATGTCCGTGCTTAAGATCACCTGA